The nucleotide sequence gccagtcctgatgtactccttcggcatactcaaagggacccaaactgaattggatgccctggataggagagtccgcatactgctgaccgcagaacgaatgcatcacccacgatcgtcggtgatgagactgtacatcccacggaaatgtggaggccgaggctttttaaatgcaaagacgctccacaaccgtgaggtgtgcagtctcagagaatatcttctcaaaagcgacgtgggtatgcatcgtgatatggtagcagtggacaaaggactcaccccgctatcgttggcaaatgagaactggcgcagacctgtggtactaactacccatgatcgcaagggggtatggcagagcaaacagctacacggacgcttcttcggggctcttcatggccccgatgtagacttcaatgcgtccgtagcttggctacgcttcggtgacctatttggagaaaccgaagggtttgtatgtgcaattatggacgaagttatcctgacgaataactaccggaggtatattatgaaagacgggacggttgacatatgtcgggcatgtcaccatccgggtgagtctatcagacatattatatctggttgttctcgtttggctaacggtgaatatttgcacagacataaccaagtggccaagatcatccaccagcagcttgctctgcaatacaaacttgtagatcttgaggtaccgtactacaggtatgcgcccgacccagttctcgaaaaggaccatgtcacgttgtactgggatcgatctatcatcactgacaggactattgcagccaataagcctgatatagtggtgatagatcgattagcgcgccgcgcgatgatagtcgatgtcaccgtcccgcatgacgagaacctagtgaaagctgagaaagagaaacaaataaaatatcttgacttagcgcacgaggttgtcgccatgtgggatgtcgacacggctgttattgtgccgattgtcattacggccaatggtctaatagccaagagcctcgaccaacacctcaggaggctctcgttgggcggctggatcaagggattgattcagaaggcagtactccttgatacggcgcgtattgtgaggaggtttctgtctctgggaccctaaccaccgataccttggaccctgtgcccgatatcggtggccatctattttttatatttttaaatgttttttttttttttttgtaatctaatatttaaaaatataaataatatgttgaaagacaaataaatgcaCTACTAAGAATTCTTGTCAGCATCAAAAGCAAGACTGCGACGAAACTCGCTTTATTTCATCCAATGCATGAACCAATTGCGTTTACAAGCTAATCATATCAGAGAAACGTCTTCGAAGCTCGAAGACGTTCAGGCACAAATTAGTCGATATAATTTAaccattgaataaaaaaatatataaaacagttGACTATCGTTGGAATCACAGCctattaaggcgaggaagtggtcaacaataattccataaccggcacgcgcatctaaggcgccaaaaggggtcggagcgtctgagcggggcgaggataacaatacgcgcgctagcttataactaaaagtcgtaagcgacaaaatggttttgtaattttaatatttagaaatgataatttaataaaaattcctactaccattttaaagagtatgtatatactcaactactaaaaaagttaagaggcttaaatcggtcccgtttgcccataatatgtgaatctctttttaaaaagaggtatgtttgatatatttttctctgttataaaagttacctaatcatgtttctacaactaacaaaataaggcttatatcatgaactttcaggtaaccaagttgtattttgatccgttttgtatttactgagaaaaattgacatccttggcgccaaaaattccaattcgtcctcttaaatagACAGTCACACAATTTTATAagtgatatttatatttaacttcATCTTTGTTTATACAACGCAGGTCCAGCTTCAACGAGGCTCAGTCCGCGGCGTCGGGCGGCGCGGAGCAGCGACGCCGCTCGCGCCGCACCACCGCGCGGTCAGACGTGTCCGACGCCGAGCCTAGCACGCCCGGGAAGGTAAGTTATAGTTTACTTTAAATGCACACGTACAAAAATAGGGACGTCCAAATACCTTGATATGCTAATTGAATAACAAAATAAGCTTttgtatttttagtaaaaaatgttttcttatgTTTCTGGTTCCATTCCACTGTGTGTAAAAATTGCAGTATCTGTACTTCATTTTACATGAACAATTACAAAAGTAGGGACGTCATAATTAAGAACCTTCTTTTTTCGCTTGTTAAATATTATCTTACCTACCTATAACCTATTGATTACCTCTGCACTGATGCTATCCCTCCCATCACTAGTGGTGAAATTGATTTAGCTTTAAAAAGCTTAAAATACAACAAGAGCCCTGGAGAAGATGGCATCAGTACTGAGATACTTAAACTATTCAAAAACACATTAATACCCCATATCACTAATCTTTTTAACTCTATTTTGTATTCTGGTCAGATACCAAAGCAATTTGCCCACTCCAATATAATTCTTCTCCATAAAAAAGGTGACAAGTCCGAAATCATTAACTATCGACCCATAAGCCTAATTTCCCATCTGTATAAactctttattaaaattgtacatAACCGCATCAGAGGCCAGCTAGACCAGCATCAGCCAGTCGAACAGGCTGGGTTTCGCCCTTCCTTCTCCACAACCGACCATCTGTTTACGCTCAaccaaataatagaaaaatataacgAATACCATAAACCGTTATACCTGGCTTTTGTGGATTACTCTAAGGCTTTTGACAGTCTCAAACACACAGCGATCTTTACATCTTTACGCTTGCAAGAAGTGAATGAGACCTATATAAAGCTTTTGGAGTTAGTCTACAGAGCCAGCACAGCTTCAATTAAACTACTTTCCCCTGGCCCACCATTTTACATAGAAAAAGGCGTAAAACAGGGTGATCCGCTCTCCCCTAATCTGTTTACCTGTACACTGGAGGAAGTCTTCAGAAAACTCACTGTGCCGTGGACATCTAAAGGCATCGTCATCGATAGCAAAAGACTTACCAACTTGCGTTTTGCTGACGACATCGTTCTTTTTGCGTCTACATCAGCAGAGCTCCAACAAATGCTCCAAGATCTGAGCAGGGCAAGCCTGGAGGTTGGACTTCAAATGAACATGAGCAAGACACACACAATGACCAACAGCACGAAACGTAGGGTCGAGGTAGATGGGCAAGCTCTACACTATGTCGACGAGTACATCTACTTGGGCCAGTTAGTTTCTTTCGATAACAGGCAAGAGAAGGAAATAGATCGCCGACTCGAGAATGCCTGGAaaagctactggtccatgaaacaatacatgaaaggggaccttcccctttcactcaagcgaaagttagtcgacatgtgtatcttgcccgtcctaacctACGGTGCGCAAACCTGGTCTCTCACCGAGTGTCAGAAGTCCAggctcaaggtttgccaaaggGCAATGGAACGTAGCCTTTTAGGCATTAAACGAACCGATCGCATACGGAATACCGTGATACGTTCCAGAACAGGAGTCGCTGATGTAGGCCAAAAGGCGGCAACATTAAAAtggaactgggccggacacgtcagccgaatgcatccggagagatgggccactattgtcacccagtggacacctcaggatggacaccgcaggcggggtaggccccggaagagatggcgtgacgaactagacgcctactgtcgagactggtggacacggtcgaaagatcgggaagagtggaagcgagatggggaggcctttgcccagcagtgggacactacaggctagatataatataataaatattatcttatGTTTTCAGTTCCATTTTCTTGAAATCCAGAAAATTGCAATATCCATTTTAGTGCGCAGATTCGTATTCTGTAGTCTACCACTATTAAAATGCATAGTTCTACGAGATGCAATCAAGAAGTGTTAACCAcattctaattatttttatttgaatatagtttttgttttttgtaaattaaaaacttatgtaaactctttttaaataataaaattacttaaataattgcATGCTACTGCACAGGGTCGTGGAACGAGATCTTCAACGTCCAAAACCCCCGTCAAATGTACTCCGGCGTCCACTTTGCAACTAGAACCGCTACAACTCGTGTGGGCCAAGTGCAGGTCAGTCAAGTCTGTACACGATAACCCTACTTATAGCTAAAATACCATTAACCACTAACcattaaaagtatttataaattaatcataaatttattCGACTGTTTTGTTCCCACAGAGGCTATCCCTGGTACCCAGCTCTAATCATCGACCCAAAGATACCAAAAGGCTTCATTTACAACGGCGTGCCGCTCCCAGTCCCGCCACAAGACGTGCTCAACCTCAAGAAGAACCACTCGCACGAACCCATTCTATACCTCGTACTGTTCTTCGACGTCAAACGCACTTGGCAGTGGCTTCCCCCTAACAAGTTGGAACCCCTAGGCCTCGACAAGAGCGTCGACCAGGCCAAACTGGTCGAGTCCCGCAAGCCAACAGACCGTAAGGCCGTCAAAAAGGCCTACGGAGACGCCATGCAGTTCAGGAAACAAGTCCATGGTGACGATAAATGACAAAAGTTTAGATACAGGTCCCGCCGGCCTCCTCGCAACAGAACGTTCAGCTTCGGAACGTTCTCCACAATGCACATACGCACACCAGATGACACCACCGATTCCAGTGattgaatattatttagtttCGCTTACAGTTCTTTGCTTTTATTGAAGTATGGATTCCTCATTCCATTGTTTTATCCGGGAAGTGTGAATAATGAATTGGCGTGATTGACTGTGGAAATGTACGAAAATTGGGACGTTGTAATGTGTAGCTTAGGAAAGTAGAGAGGTAAAGTGTAGAAATTGGTAAGATTACGATTCGTCAACCAGGAGATACAACCCAGAGAGGTCGCTTCTCTCAACGACACCTTGACGACGAGAAAGAAAATGAAGCCGAACGGTGGCCCACATCTCAATTGGAGACGATCTAGTGTCGTCAAGAGTCCATGGTCAAGGAGCCCCAGGTGAACAACGATTAGTCAGAGTTTAACTCGGACGAGTTGCATAATATAAACGGGCGAGTACTGCATAATATAATATGGTTGATGAGTTGGACAACAGGCCTCTAGAAGTCTAGAGACGCCAGCAACAGAGTCAAAACGTCTGTGTACAGTCTGCTGCTGCGAGCCAACGCGCGACATCATGATGGttgagaaagaaaataaattggttaagaaaacatagtttaacATAGACATGTGATCTTCGAATTCAGTATCGTATACGATTTAAATGTaggttaaataaatgttttcaataGAGATAGAAGTAGAATTCAGATGTACGCACTCaggttttgtaaataattggcCTTATAACAATTGAAAGTACATTAAAGTTAGTACATTTTTGAAGCAGAACtaactttcaaatatttttttatagatatggTTGTAGAACATCTTGTTTAGCACAGTTAGGCACAGTAGAAAGCCTTAGTAAAGTTACTCTCACTTCGATAATGAAAACCTATGAGTTTATTCTATTAGTGCAGTTTaatgtttaacaaaaagtttgaaatcaattaaaaagtataaaatcgtaataaaataattagaaagTATAAAATGTATCCAATTGATGTAAGATGGTTATTAGTGAATGAATTGTATCGTTATTGTAGACAAAAACATAATCATGAGAATTAAATGTTAATCAAAATTGTATCAAATTGAATAAGGGAATGTAGGATAgactttcaataaaataaaatagatgtgTATATAGATTGCATGCatgtgtgtttttttaaatctgAGAATCTTTGTATGATGAATATGAACTTATTATTAATAAGTAGTTGGATGGATATCCTTAAACTTCAAATAAAAGACCCAATCTGAAATAGatttttagtaattttgttgCTTGTCAGAAAATGTTGAACATTCTTAGCCCTTCTTCTGTATGGTATCTTTTTTAGAATTGTAAAATTTGaaagttgttattgttttatgcaTTGCTTGTTTgtagaaaaaatacatttattgtatttgaatatattgttttttttcccTACACACTATGAACATAAGATcttattaatataatagttttgtaccctaaaggctctaaaactactgaaccaattaaaaaaaaaaccgtccaagtatttgttgttatagtggcaacggaaatacatcatctctcaaaatttcaactctataatggttcatgagatacagcctggtgatagacAGACGGACCGACagaggagtgaaaacaatagggtcccgttttaccctttgggtacggaaccctaaaagctGTCACTGCAGGAAAGCTACACTCTACCTGAGTAACacaaactatattttatcacagtacaagcagtagttcccacaagaCTGGTGAAACTGCAATAAATTCAcactggaaaaaaaatatttatttatggtttacTCACCAATGAGTTTTTAGAATCATAAGGGttcaataaaacattcaaaCTTTTTGCCCTTACTACGTAAACTTTATTAACTTACACTTTCATTGTATTTCACTTATTTTGCTATGACAACTGTTCATTCATAGTGTTTGTCCCATTGGTAGACAGGGCCAGGCGTGGGCCGTCTGTTAGCGGCTTGCTTGGGTGCTCTGAAAATATACAATCGTTCAAATAACCTGTATATGCTGTTAGTTCTTTAGTCATTAATTTAAACAGTATCAGGTATTCTCTAATTAGATCTATTACTGAATTAGTGCCAATTTGATAGGtgggtaaaatattattaaaaacaaccTTTAGAATGTTAGAGACTTATTACAAAGTACAACTAGCAGATACAAACTTTTCTATTCTTTTGGCTcagtaaataaattgaaactaaAATACAACCTACCCAACTATTCTTCCACTTCAAAAGCCAGTAGAAGCcaatatattatttaagaatTAAAACCAACGAAAGTATATATTATTAATGTGTAGGTTACCCTTTGTCAGAACTAGCTTCCAGCAGTGCCTTGCCGAGGTCCATGGGCGGCGCTACTTCACGACGACCGTCGCGAGTGTAGTAGTAATTCGAAGCATGCCTGGAAATTATTGTGTTACTGtagtatatgtatgtgtgtaactAGAAATGTATAGGTTAACTGGGAGCCCACTGTTACACATAGgttataataacaattttattctcACTTGTGCGAAGATCCATCAGGGATTTGCGGTTGAGGCTGGGTCCTAGCTGCCAGCAGCGGTTCAAAGCGTAGTGCATTCGTATGTTTTCTCTATAATAACAAACAAGACAACTGTATACAAAAATCATTATTCGTTACATAATGGACCAAAACAAATCGATTTATACTCACTCCCAGGAGGAAATCTCTAAATTTTTGCATCACAGGCGAAATATCGCGCAAAACAACTTTAGATTTACTcattttgaaatgttatttgTCTGGAGTATTGATGAAATCACAATTTTTCGTAATTACGGTTTTTACAGACAAGTGTCAGGAACAGAAATAAACATCTGATTTTGAAGTTTTGAACAAACGTCACTTTGACGTTCAACATTGCGTTTCGTTCATTTTCAAATGGCTGAAAATGTTATGTAACAAATGCGTTTgcttaacttttcttttttcaaatcaaaataataaatacttcttTAGGTGCATGGTGACACGGGTGACACCTTCTTTTCTGTGacagaatttaaaataaaatgcacgCACGACGCTTCCACtaactatttaaaaattttgaTGCAAAAAAATTACCTGTGTacatcaataaattaaataactgtTGTGCAAGTATGGCCAAAATGTCGAGTGCCAGAAATGTGTACATTTTGCTAACGGTAAGTTAAAGCCTTTGCCTGCATGCTGCACTGCTGAGCAAAGGCCTCCATCTTTCATCCATACTGCTCAATCCTTGGAACCACCTTTATACCACCAATATCGAC is from Helicoverpa zea isolate HzStark_Cry1AcR chromosome 19, ilHelZeax1.1, whole genome shotgun sequence and encodes:
- the LOC124639576 gene encoding NADH dehydrogenase [ubiquinone] 1 alpha subcomplex subunit 7-like, which gives rise to MSKSKVVLRDISPVMQKFRDFLLGRKHTNALRFEPLLAARTQPQPQIPDGSSHKHASNYYYTRDGRREVAPPMDLGKALLEASSDKGAPKQAANRRPTPGPVYQWDKHYE